The bacterium genomic interval GTTCCGCAGGATACCCAGGTCGAGGTTGAATCGATAGAGGTCGGAGAGAAGGGCGCTTTCTTCAGGGAGCTTCTTGGTTTCATGAACTCGGAGGTGTCGAAAACCGTTCTGGGCGGAACCCTTACCCAGGAAGTGGGCGACGTAGGCTCCTATGCCGCTGCAAAAACCCACAGCGACGTCCGCCAGGAGATAATAGCGGCCGATGCAAGGCTGCTGCAGACAACGATTAATTCAACACTCGTTCGCTGGCTGGTGGACTTCAACTACGGTCCAGAGACCGAGGCGCCTACCTTCGTCATAGACTACATGCCTCCCAGGGGAACACCCGAATTTGCACAAGTTCTTAAAACTCTGTCTGATATGGGGTACAAGGTTCCGGAAAGGTTTATTGCAGAGACCTTCGGCCTCCCGGAGGGATGAGGTAGTATTGACACTTCTACAATCTTAAAGTATCATATACTAATGGACAAAGACGAAAAAAAGCAAAGAATTGCTTATAAGTGGCAACCTATTGAGGACCTTCCAAAAAACTGGGGGGTCCTCCCGGCACCTGATCTCGCTTCCCTCTCTGATATTTGGAAGGAACAATCTGAAAGATTAAAGCTTAGTCCACAATGGCAGACCTTCCTCGATAGACTCAAGAGAAAATGGTCTATTGAAACAGGAATCATAGAACATATATACGAAATAGATCGCGGTATAACCGAAATACTAATTGAACAAGGTATCAAAGAAGCTCTTATACCCCATGGAGCTAGTAATAAATCACCTGAAGAAATTGTACCTATTATTGAAGATCACGAAGAAGCGATTAATGGATTATTTGATTTTGTAAAGAGTCAAAGACCATTAACAACCTCTTACATAAAAGAACTACACTTTTTACTAACTCGTCATCAGGTAACTACTGTAGGTATTAATGGTATGGGTAGAAAAACCGATGTAAAACTCATACGTGGAGATTGGAAAAAATGGCCCAATAACCCGACAAGACCTGATGGACAAATTCATGAATATTGCCCACCAGAACAAGTAGCCTCAGAAGTTGAAAAACTCATTTGCTTTCATACCGAACACGACAATGTCAAAGTCCCACCTGAAGTTGAAGCTGCTTGGTTTCATCACAGGTTTACCCAAATACATCCATTTATGGATGGGAATGGCAGGGTAGCAAGAGCCTTAGCTTCCCTTATTTTTATAAAAGCAGGTTGGTTCCCATTAGTAGTAACACGTGACGATCGTGTTCAATATTTAGATGCTTTAGAAGTTGCCGATAAAGGTGATCTAAAATCTTTAGTTGAGCTTTTTGTCTCAATCCAAAAAAAGGCGTTTGTAAAAGCACTTAGTATCAGCGAAGACGTATTAACTGATTCAAAGAAAAAAGTTCTTGATTCAGTAGCTCAACGTCTTCGAGCAAGGAAGGAAGAATTCGGTATTCAGAGGAAGGGTTTAGAGGAACGAGCATACATACTAAAGAAAATTCTTGGGATTGAATTAGAAAAAGTCGTTAGTGAGGTGGAAGAAACTATAAAAGAAGCTGATCCACGTTATTATGCTAAAATGTACAAAAGTATGCCTGAACAATGGCATTGGTACAAATGGCAAATTGTCCAAATAGCAAGAGAATTTGACAACTATTTTGCCAACATAGGCCTACACCATAGTTGGGCAAGATTGGTTATACATGAATCGCAAGAAGTAAGTTTTTTAGTTTCAATCCATGCTCTTGGAACTGAATTCAGAGGTGTTGGTGCATGCTCTGCATTCGTTTTTTTCAAAGAATACAGACAGGATGAAGAGGAAATTGCTGATTTAAAACCAGCTTGTCGAGAGATATTTCAATTTACATATAAAGAAGATATAGAAAAATTAAAAAAAAGATTTGAGAATTGGCTCGCAGATAGTATCACAATTGGACTAGATATCTGGCGAAAATCTCTCTAAGAAAATAAACTTAAGCTTCTTTTCTGCTTGACAATCACTCACATAGGCTTATATTACTCATAAAACAAACTCGGAGGCGCGTATGAAGCGAGTAGCGTTTTTTATTACTTTATGTGTTGCTTTGAGCTTCTTCGCAGGATGTGATAAGAAGCTGCCTGATACCCTCAAAGGTGAGATTGCATTCGTGAGTTCAATGGAAAATGACGGCGCTCATGATATATACGTAATAACCTTGCCCTCAAAGGAGGTGCGCCAGCTTACAAAGACATCCGGCCAGGATGTCGAAAACATGTACTTGGACTGGTGCCCGACAGGGCAGATAGCGTTTGCCAGCACCCGTGACCGCAATTACGAGTTATACCTCACAAATCCTGATGGTTCGGGTGAAACAAGATTGACCAAGAACGATTACGACGATTTGTATCCCGCAATGAGATGGGACGGCAAGCAAATAGCATACTCCTCGACGATTCTCACATCCAGAGGTCTGCCTGAGAAAGACATTTTCATAATGGACTTAGCTACAAAGAAAACCGAACGTATAACAAACACGCCTGAGGACGAGGTCTCCCTGCGCTGGTCGCCCGACGGCAAAAAGCTTGCTTACTCGAGATACGTGATGGGCCAGTCTGAGATATTCGTGTATGACTTTGCATCAAAGAAATCATTCCAGTTAACCGACAATCCGGCCGAGGATGTGAATCCCGCGTGGACGCCGGACTCAAAATACATAGTATTTTCTTCGACGCGTCTTGACAGCGTCAACATCGGCGAAGACAAGCTCTACAGCATATTCGTCATGAATGCGGAAGACGGCTCAAACGTAACCACTTTGCTTGACGATTCAAAGGAAGGCTACTCCGTGGGCAACCCCTCGATATCGCCCGACGGTCTGTGGCTTGCATACCAGTACAAGCACAAGGACTGGGACTACATGTACATCGCTGTGCGGAGAGTGGACGGCAAGGAAGACTATACCATAGTAAAGAACATCTACTACAACCGGAACCCAGTGTGGAATCCAATGCCGCCTAAATAAATTTACCTACGGACGCGCGGTGGGGCGCGTTTTTAGTGCACCCGGTTGCATATTATGCAATCGGGTGCTGCCTTTTTCTGCTTAATTTTATTGTTCAGCTACTATCTTCGAGAAATCGGCGACCCTGAGAAACTCCTGTTTAACGGCGTTGAGCAAGCTAAGCCTGTTCATACGGAGACCTTCATCCTCGACCATAACGAATACATCGTCGAAGAACTTGTCGATTGCCGGGCGAATCGAGAGCAGAAGTTCAAGCGCCTTGCGGTAAATCCTTGATTCGCATGCCGATTGGAGTTCTGGCTTTATTCTTAAAACCTCGGACCACAAAACCCTCTCAGTCTCCTCGGTGAAACGCTCAGGGGATGGAACGAGCGCGTGTTCGAGCGCTTTCGTTATGTTTGCCACTCTTTTCTGCCCGACTGCCACAAGCTTGAACTCCTCCGTCTTGTGCAGTTCCGAGAAAGCGGAAAGACGCAGCCAGGCGTCGTATGGGTCATGCCCGGCAACAGCCGCCACCGCATCCACCCAGTCGTATGCAAAACCGAGATCCTTAAGATATAACTCTAGACGGTCCTCGAGGAATTTACGCAACTGATCTAACAGCGCATCTTCTTGCTTTCCAAGAAGAACGAGTGCGTGAGATAAAGTGTCTTTAATATTTGCGTGAATCTTTTTATCTACCAGCATCTTGATGATGGCGGTTGCCTGCCTGCGCACGGCATAAGGGTCGGATGACCCCTTGGGCGGCTTGCCTCTGATGAAGGTCGCCGCGATGTTGAGCAGACGGTCGGCGATTCCAAGAGCGGCGCCTTCAAGCGTAGATGGCGAGTCTGTATACTGTTCACGAATAGCGGCAGAGACTGCGGGATGCTCCTTAAGGCGTTCCGCATAGATTGCCCCTGCAATACCCTGAAGCGACGTGAACTCCTTCTCCCGAACGAGGTTGGACAGGAGGTCGGCCTTGGACAAGTAGGCGGCGCGTTCATGGACAGAGCGGTTAAAATCGGGGATTGACTTCCCGATATGCGAGCCCAGTTCCTTGAGCCACTCAGTTTTTTGAGCAAGAGAGCCAATGCCTTTAATCCATTCGACGCGCACCTCTTCCTTAACGAGCGCATCGAGGCCTTTTTCGAGATCCTCTTTTATGAAGAAATCGGCGTCCTCAAGCCGCGATATCGCCATGCGTTCGAACCAAGGCCGGGCGAGCTTCGGCTCGAGCCCGGGTGCGTTGGTCACAACCAGGAAATAAGGCAGGAGTTTTCCTTCCTTCTCGACGACGAACGCTCTCTGGTGCTTAGCCAGCGCCGTTGCAAGAACCTCTCTGGGCAAATCGATGAAGCCGCCGAGGCGGCAGTCCAGGGCTTTGGGATACTCCACGAGGTCTGTAACCTCCTCCGCGAGATCCTCGTTGGAAACAACTTCGCCGCCGAGCTCTTTCGCCATTCCGGACAATTCCTTTATTACCGCCGACCTTCGCTCCTCGCGGCCGACGAGGACGTAGGCATCATGGAGTTTCTGAACATATTCATCTGGATTGTCAATCGCGATTGATTCCGGATGGGCAAAGCGGTGACCGCAGGTAATGTTTGAGGAGCGCACTCCTGCAAACTCGAACTCGATAATCTCATTTCCAAGGAGGGCGCACAGCCATCGAACGGGTCGAGCGAACGAAACGCCGGCGGATTGAGGCCACTTCATATTTTTGGAAAATGGCAGGTTTCCCAGAATTCCGGGCAACAGCCGGGATAGCGTGTCGCGAGTCGGTTCGCCGCCCGTTTTGCGCTTGACGCAAACGTAATTGCCCTTCTCCGTTTCCTTGATGAAGAGTGAGGATTCTTTTACGCCCATGCTTTCGGCGAACTTTTTAGCGGCTACAGTCCATTTTCCATTTTCGTCCTTTGCGACTTTAGCCGGCGGCCCCTGGCGCTCCTCCTGTCTTGCGGCACTTTCAGTGGCGACGTCGGCGATAATCAAGGACAACCTGCGCGGTGTCCACATCTTTTTTTTCTCTCCGAAGCTCGCGCCCGCCTCTGCTAGTGATTTGCCGATTTCTTCAGAAAGTGCCGAAACCGCAGGCTCCAGATAAGAAGCCGGCATCTCTTCGACTCCTATCTCAAGAAGAAATGTCCTGGTTTCACTCATCATTTCTCCCTTTTGTAGAATCTGGACCGAAACGGTAGAGCTTGGCAACTGCCATTGCCAGCTTGCGGACGCGAAGTATGGTTGCGGCGCGCTCGGTCACGGAGATGGCTCCCCTTGCATCGAGGAGATTGAAGTAATGAGAACATTTGATGACAGAGTCGTATGCGGGCATGACGAGCGCTTTTTTGACGAGGCGGTGGCATTCGGCCTCGTAATGGTCGAAGGCTTTGCGGAGATAGTCGGTGTCTGCTTCCTTGAGGGAGTAGGAGGAGAAATCCTTCTCGTTCTGGCCGAACACGTCGCCCCATGTCATCCGGTTTCCATCAACCTCGCCCCAGACGATGTCGAATATAGAGTCAACGCCTTGCAGGAACATGGCGATGCGCTCAAGACCGTAGGTGTATTCGACGGGGATCACGGGAAGATCGAGTCCGCCCGCCTGCTGGAAGTACGTGAATTGTGTTACTTCTATCCCGTCGAGGTCTACCTGCCAGCCAAGACCCCATGCGCCCAGGGTGGGCGACTCCCAGTCATCCTCGGTGAACCTGAGATCGTGCTTTTCAGGAGGAATTCCAAGCGAGCGCAGGCTGTCGAGATAAAGCTCCTGAGCGTTTCCGGGCGCGGGTTTAAGAATCGCCTGCAGTTGCCAGTGCTGGTAGACGCGCAGCGGGTTCTCCGCATATCGGCCGTCGCGGGGACGCTTCGATGGCTCCACATAGACGCAGCGCCACGGCCGCTCGTCAAGAACCCTGAGGAATGTGGATGGATTGAATGTCCCGGCGCCTACTTCGGACGAGTAGGGCTGCATGAGAAGGCAACCCTTGGACATCCAGTATGCCTGGAGTCTCGTGATTATCTCCTGGAACGATAATGTTTCCGGCATATCTACTTCTCTATCACGTAGAAGAAAAGCGGCAACCCGCCCTGGAAATAAAGAATGCCTTCGATTGAGAGAGTGTTATAATCGAGCCCTATCCTTTGCGCCTGGCTTTCCAGGTATTCCTTGACTCGAACGGACGGCTCCGGGGCCTTGAGTTCGAAGACGCCGGAGGCGCTTCTGAAAGTCGGCACATCGCCCGAGTAGAACTGGCCGTACACGCAAGACGTCACGCTTCCGGGCGCGGAATCTGAAACGGCTATAATCGAGGTTGGCGCCAGCCTTGAGAGTATATTGTCTATTTTAGACCACGGCCCCGTGTTCTTACCCGGGTCGTAGGATTGCGACCCTATATAATAAGTGGTCCCTGCAAGATATTCATTCGATTCAAACGGTGCAATCTCTGCCTTTTCTGCGATTTCCGTAATCGAGGGTTGTTCAGCGAGCGGGATGGGTTTCAGACCGCACTGCCATGTTGATGCTGTATTCTTCTCGATAAATATGATATCCGAATATGCCCACAAGGAAAGACGGGAAGTTGCATCATACCTCACAAATCCGAGCCTTGTTGCGTCAAGATACAGCGAGTCCCTACCCCAGGAAAAAAGGGGAGCGGACAAAAACAGGATGTTAAAGATCAAGTTCATCGCGTATTCCGCGCATCGCCTCAAGGCATACGGAGATAAACTCATCAAGCTCGAATCCTAAACCGGTGCAGGTAAGAATTTGATCACGATCCGCTCCTGCGGCGAAACGCCTGTCTTTAAACCGCTTGAGAACGCTTGAAGACTGCAGACCGCGAAGACGATCCGGATGCATGAGTGCGGCGGCAACGATGAGACCGGTCAGGGGATCAACCGCGTAAAGAATCTTATCCAGACTGGTGTTTCGCGGCACACCGCCAGCATGAGCCTTTATCGAGTGCACGGCCTCTTCCGGCAACCCGTTTTCGAGGGCAATCCTTGCGCCCAATTCAGCATGAAGCATCATGTCGCCGGCTTTTTCCGCCTCTTCATATGATACGTCGTGCAGAAGACCCGCAAGACCCCATACCGCAGGATCGGAATCGAATCTCGGGGCAAATGCCGCAAGGCAAGCCTCGGTACATAGCATGTGCTTGCGAAGGTTGACGTTCGATATCTTCCGCTCTACAAGTTTCAGAGCTTCTTCTCTCGTAATCATCCGTTAAGAATAATGAGAAACGCACTGAAGTCAACAACAATATCGAAGGAACGCTTCGGCAAGGGGCGCTTTTACACATATTTGCAGAGGAATAATGCCTGATTTTCCTGTTCCTTGCTCAACATTTCGATTCGGGTAGCTTTTTGAATATAGGCTCTTGCGTTCTCACTTTAAAAAACAGCGCTCAATCAATGTTTGACATATTCCGAATATTTGCTATGATTAGGCATGCTTGATCCTAACAAATACCGCAGTATGTTTCCTTCGCTCGCGCAAGAGCGAAACGGCAAACCGCCTGTTTATTTCGACAGCGCTTGCATGGCATTAAAACCCCAGCCTGTAATCGACGTTCTTCACGAATACTATACTCGCTACCCGGCATGCGGCGAACGCAGCACTCACTGGTTCGCACTCCAGGTAGACAACAAGGTTGAGGAAGCGCGGGACTCTATCCGCGAACTTATAGGAGCTTCAAGCCCAAAGGAGATAATCTTCACTAAAAATACGACGGAGGCAATCAACCTCGTCGCACGTTCGCTCATGTGGAACGCTGAAGATGTTGTTCTTACGACATCCAAGGAGCACAACTCAAACCTGTGTCCGTGGCAGGAACTTGCAAGACGAGGCATCATAGCAAAGCATGTGCCTGTTCCAGTGGATGACGACAACAAGTTCAATCTTGAAACCTTCAAGAAGATTCTTGACCAGGAACACGGAAAAGTCAGGATGGTCAGCCTGGGTCATTGCTCCAATCTTGACGGCGCGACAATACCCGACGACGCCATTAAGGAAGTCGTAAAACTCACAAAATCGCAGAATCAAGACGCTTTCGTCTTTCTTGATGCGGCGCAAAGCGTACCGCATAAAAGGGTCAGCGTGAGCGCTCTTGGCGTAGATTTCATTGCTTTTTCGGTGCACAAACTGGGCGGACCAACAGGGGTCGGGGTCCTTTTCGGAAGAAAGGAACTCTTAAACGACGAATCAGTCATTCGGCCGTTCATTGTAGGCGGAGGAACGGTTGAAGATACTCACCTCTTCGGCCACCCGCGATACTTCAGAGCCCCGCACAAATTCGAGGCTGGTCTGCAGGACTATGCAGGAATCATAGGCGCCGGAGCGATCGCAAAATTTCTTATAGAAGTCGGACCAGAGAACATAGCCGAGCACGAGAAAAGTCTAAATGCCGCGCTTACCAAAAAGATGTCCGCATTTCCTGAGGTG includes:
- a CDS encoding Fic family protein, whose product is MDKDEKKQRIAYKWQPIEDLPKNWGVLPAPDLASLSDIWKEQSERLKLSPQWQTFLDRLKRKWSIETGIIEHIYEIDRGITEILIEQGIKEALIPHGASNKSPEEIVPIIEDHEEAINGLFDFVKSQRPLTTSYIKELHFLLTRHQVTTVGINGMGRKTDVKLIRGDWKKWPNNPTRPDGQIHEYCPPEQVASEVEKLICFHTEHDNVKVPPEVEAAWFHHRFTQIHPFMDGNGRVARALASLIFIKAGWFPLVVTRDDRVQYLDALEVADKGDLKSLVELFVSIQKKAFVKALSISEDVLTDSKKKVLDSVAQRLRARKEEFGIQRKGLEERAYILKKILGIELEKVVSEVEETIKEADPRYYAKMYKSMPEQWHWYKWQIVQIAREFDNYFANIGLHHSWARLVIHESQEVSFLVSIHALGTEFRGVGACSAFVFFKEYRQDEEEIADLKPACREIFQFTYKEDIEKLKKRFENWLADSITIGLDIWRKSL
- a CDS encoding glycine--tRNA ligase subunit beta; its protein translation is MMSETRTFLLEIGVEEMPASYLEPAVSALSEEIGKSLAEAGASFGEKKKMWTPRRLSLIIADVATESAARQEERQGPPAKVAKDENGKWTVAAKKFAESMGVKESSLFIKETEKGNYVCVKRKTGGEPTRDTLSRLLPGILGNLPFSKNMKWPQSAGVSFARPVRWLCALLGNEIIEFEFAGVRSSNITCGHRFAHPESIAIDNPDEYVQKLHDAYVLVGREERRSAVIKELSGMAKELGGEVVSNEDLAEEVTDLVEYPKALDCRLGGFIDLPREVLATALAKHQRAFVVEKEGKLLPYFLVVTNAPGLEPKLARPWFERMAISRLEDADFFIKEDLEKGLDALVKEEVRVEWIKGIGSLAQKTEWLKELGSHIGKSIPDFNRSVHERAAYLSKADLLSNLVREKEFTSLQGIAGAIYAERLKEHPAVSAAIREQYTDSPSTLEGAALGIADRLLNIAATFIRGKPPKGSSDPYAVRRQATAIIKMLVDKKIHANIKDTLSHALVLLGKQEDALLDQLRKFLEDRLELYLKDLGFAYDWVDAVAAVAGHDPYDAWLRLSAFSELHKTEEFKLVAVGQKRVANITKALEHALVPSPERFTEETERVLWSEVLRIKPELQSACESRIYRKALELLLSIRPAIDKFFDDVFVMVEDEGLRMNRLSLLNAVKQEFLRVADFSKIVAEQ
- a CDS encoding glycine--tRNA ligase subunit alpha; protein product: MPETLSFQEIITRLQAYWMSKGCLLMQPYSSEVGAGTFNPSTFLRVLDERPWRCVYVEPSKRPRDGRYAENPLRVYQHWQLQAILKPAPGNAQELYLDSLRSLGIPPEKHDLRFTEDDWESPTLGAWGLGWQVDLDGIEVTQFTYFQQAGGLDLPVIPVEYTYGLERIAMFLQGVDSIFDIVWGEVDGNRMTWGDVFGQNEKDFSSYSLKEADTDYLRKAFDHYEAECHRLVKKALVMPAYDSVIKCSHYFNLLDARGAISVTERAATILRVRKLAMAVAKLYRFGPDSTKGRNDE
- a CDS encoding HDIG domain-containing protein; translation: MTREEALKLVERKISNVNLRKHMLCTEACLAAFAPRFDSDPAVWGLAGLLHDVSYEEAEKAGDMMLHAELGARIALENGLPEEAVHSIKAHAGGVPRNTSLDKILYAVDPLTGLIVAAALMHPDRLRGLQSSSVLKRFKDRRFAAGADRDQILTCTGLGFELDEFISVCLEAMRGIRDELDL
- a CDS encoding aminotransferase class V-fold PLP-dependent enzyme: MLDPNKYRSMFPSLAQERNGKPPVYFDSACMALKPQPVIDVLHEYYTRYPACGERSTHWFALQVDNKVEEARDSIRELIGASSPKEIIFTKNTTEAINLVARSLMWNAEDVVLTTSKEHNSNLCPWQELARRGIIAKHVPVPVDDDNKFNLETFKKILDQEHGKVRMVSLGHCSNLDGATIPDDAIKEVVKLTKSQNQDAFVFLDAAQSVPHKRVSVSALGVDFIAFSVHKLGGPTGVGVLFGRKELLNDESVIRPFIVGGGTVEDTHLFGHPRYFRAPHKFEAGLQDYAGIIGAGAIAKFLIEVGPENIAEHEKSLNAALTKKMSAFPEVNIVGPKDPAERSGIFTFYIMKPATRFSDEEPDVDEKLDQRANIMIRKGTFCVHSWYHAAESKFDSIWPGFRPTLFRASMYLYNTMDEVNAFAETMKSILDEIKDLPTFPGK